AGTCAGAATTGATATACAAGAACATGAATGTGTATTTTCTCACAGAGTTGAACATCATATTTTCAACTCTTTTTCTGTgaattttgattgattgatatcTGTATAACATTAAGCTATTGTAAACTTAAATAAGCCATGTcttggtgtttttgtttgttttgctcgTAAAGTTATGTAAAGTATGCAGATCCTGAGGAAATGACACCTCCAGATGCCGTCTTCTTCGGGTTTACATTGTTTGCCTTTACTTTATCTGAAATTTACAATTGTTTGCAGAGACATGATAATTCTATTAACCATAGAAATCTGTTTGTAATTTGAAAGACAATTTTCATGCCAGAGACTTTGCAATTATTGTGCAGGTGATTGCATTTTAAAGATTGCACTTATAATACTTTGATCTGATTTTTGCATACATGTTTTGATCAGGGTCCATACACATTTCTACAGTGTATCCTATATAAAcgtgcattttatttttaatattcatgtattatttGCTCTCTGATTAGAGTTGATGTTTACACATGTTGTAGAAGCCATACATGCTTTAATATGAGAATCTTGCCAGGTTATTCATGCTTTATATAGAgatattatgtataatatagAGTATTTGTTCATGTATTGGGGAGCCAATTGCTCTGGTGCATTTCCTCATCGTTTCCTTGTGCAGAATACTATTAAAGATACAATTTAACAAAGTGTTGACATTTAACACTATGTTTACAGACATTTAACACTTTGTTTGCACAGGACAATTTTGGTTGAAATCACTTTTGGATATTATCACATAGACTTGTTGACAAAATGCAGTTTTGTCAACAAGATGAGTGTTTTATTAATTGGGGGTATATTTCAAAGGTTGGATTGAAATGAAAAGGTTTGATATACTTTTTGTATTAGTATATATCAAGACGGACCTTGATATGAAAGATTCTGAAGGATCTCACATGGAGAtttgatattaaacaatttcataAGGTGTTGTTTAATTgagatttgatttaaattttaaggAGTATTTTTGTGTGCATAGTTTAGGTCTGTTTGTATTAGCCTGCGTGCATcttgttaactttcaatagctTTATATGGAAAAAACCTGTTTACTGCAGCATTATTCATGTTCATGCCTAATGGAATTCCAGGATTCAGGGATTGCTCTTGAGAGCATCTGCACTTAATTTCATATTAATGCATAATTCTGGTAAAGATTGGCTTACTGTGGATATGAGTTTGATAGTTACAAATGTGCTATGCAGTTAGGTTTTCCATATTAAGATTTATACACAGAGTTTTCATACATTAGCATAGGCTTATAACATGATCTTTActtatttgttcttaaatactCATTGTGTACGAGACTATTTCATTTCTAATTTTGTTATAGTTTATAAATTATAGTTCTTGTTCTCAAGTAAAAGTAAATGTGTTCATAAGTACAGTATGGCAAATGCTATCATCTAGCTTTATGGTCTACATTTGAGTAACTTTGTTATGAATCTTTAGTGACTTTGATGAAGGTTTATTTTAGTTGAGTATGTATGTTTGTCTGAATACCTGTTTGGGTGAATGATGTCCTTTGCCTGGCCAGCTGGGACTGGTATACATCAGTGTATGACTGTTTTGTGTAGTTTAAATTAGATTAAACCCTTATTTAGTCACTGTTGATTACTGACAAAACTTTTCTGCTCGTGttaaaattgacatttcaattttagttttttgGCGGGGATGTTGTGAATATAGGGTTTAACGAGCAGGCAGGTTTTGTCAGTTGAAGGGAGTTAACTTTCTACTGTACTTCAAGCTGTAATGGATACGTTTAATGTTAGGTTGTTTCCCTTTGATGCGTGCGCATGCGTGGAGAGGGACATGTGGAGGAAAATAAATGAGATTGTGAACACAATGCCGAGTTATGAATTAGACTTTATTCCCCTAAGAAGTGCTGATAAAACCATAAATACAACAGTATGCACTGGTTTTCGTTATATTATAtaggtaatattatttattttattattccaGATATGTCTTCATGAACACCGGAGGAAATGACATCGATGGGCAGTGTCGACCCGAAGAGATCGCTACCAATATAATGAGGCTAGTGTCTGAATTGAAGCAGCGTGGAACAGAGCGTGTGTGGGTGTCTGCCATCGTCCAGAGAGGAAGATTTCCGGCACATACGAACATGACACCAacaaaaatcagaaaatcaGTAAATGAAAGACTTAAAAAGGCTCTTGTGGATGATTATGTCGACATGGGGAAGCGTCTGACATTCACCAGACATTATGATAGAGACTTAATTGGTTCACCCGGGCAAAAGGGAAGGTGGCATGGACGTGTTTCTTGGAACAGTCCTAAGGTCATTCGCAAAAACGCAAAGGGCAGACAAGCGAAACGTCCTCATGAATGAGGATAATAGACTTGTAGTGAGTTTAAACTGATGttaagttttatataaatgtttttatttgtactcCATGATATGTTTCATTGTGATGTACGTGCtttaaattgaatgaataaataatgaaaataatcttTGATTCCTGGTCTACTTATTGTTTAAGTAAATCATTGCCATAACTCAACtcaaatataacacatttatacTTATTCActgttttcgtattttagtcataccgggtatgactaaaatacgaaatagtctattttcgcgaaaatagctttgttgactaaaatacgaaaataagattagaaatgtttgtcataaggtagatttttttttagataaaaactTTGTTTATATCATTCTTATATTCAGGTGACGGTTATTTAGcattaattaatgattttatcGAAAATAAGGCTACTTTGGgcgaaaatattattattttttggtgaaaatagaattattatttggtacgaaatcattaagatatactaagatatatgtattatattcaagggggaggacgtaatgTGATTTCtggcaaacattaagtgagaaaattttcatggcaaacaaaatggcgtattTTTATTGACAAGTGCCGATTCTGGGACCATTTTTGCCTTGTAAGTTGATCATTTACCAGGagcgtcatagagcgcagtaattttaaataactaaaaatagcgttttttacgatgaattatgttttattttaaataaaagtcttgcaaacatatatatttgattgcgctttattgaaatggcatactatatctttcataaaccatactgaaataaatgaaataagaagtggcgcgttgttacgcgtgactcatcttacatggggtatgtaagatggggttttccagcactggtcacatgaccggaatgatagtatctgtcatgtgttcccgttccgaatagaaaaatccgacccgagggcatcgcgttgccaggtaacgaggcttgccgagttaccggccacgcagcgtgcccgagggtcggatttttctatccggaacggacacacatgataaatatttgttctagcatacataaattttatggagaaaatacataaaaaagcgcatttttataagtatcaccaaaaagcgcgtgcgatgatgtttactgacttcatgacgcgcagtaatttgtattcactgcatacgtcaagaagttcctacagtatcacgtcttttaagggtgattatgttttttgtttttgttttaagtatatttttgtaaa
The sequence above is drawn from the Mya arenaria isolate MELC-2E11 chromosome 14, ASM2691426v1 genome and encodes:
- the LOC128216783 gene encoding uncharacterized protein LOC128216783 isoform X2, yielding MKRYVFMNTGGNDIDGQCRPEEIATNIMRLVSELKQRGTERVWVSAIVQRGRFPAHTNMTPTKIRKSVNERLKKALVDDYVDMGKRLTFTRHYDRDLIGSPGQKGRWHGRVSWNSPKVIRKNAKGRQAKRPHE